The stretch of DNA AgatatatctgatattggcagaaagcttaaattcttgttaatctaactgcactgtccaatttacagtagctattacagtgaaataatacaatgctattgtttgaggagagtgcacaattttgaacatgaaaagttattaataaacaaattaggcacatttgggcagtcttgatacaacattttgaacagaaatacaatggttcattggatcagtctacaactttgcacatacactgctcccATCTAGTGGCCATCTTGCATTTCAAACATGATGgtgcaaaaaaaatgttttttctttgtattatcttttaccagatttattgtgttatattctctcaCATTCCTTTCAcgtttccacaaacttcaaagtgtttcctttcaaatggtattaagaatatgcatgtccttgcttcagggcctcagctacaggaagttagatttgggtatgtcattttaagtgaaaatataaaaaaggggCAGATCCGTTAAAGCCAGAATCCTTAGTTGCtccatccatttttggacttgtaAATTAATAATATATgcccattgattattgaagaatataacttataaactACTTATGGCCTTAGTCAAAGCGGAAttatgttaaaaatatatatacagtaccagtcaatagtttggacacacctactcattcaagggtttttctttatttttactattttcaaaaatgtttgaataatagtgaagacatcaaaactatgaaataacacatattgaatcatgtagtaaccaaaaaagtgttaaacaaatcaaaatatattttacatttttcatagtatccaccctttgccttgattacagctttgcacactcttggcattctctcaaccagcttcatgagacatgcttttccaacagtcttgaaggagttcgcacatatgctgagcactttttggctgttTTTcgaatagctcttacacagcctgaaggtgtgtttttggtcctgttgataaacaaatgataggcccactaagcgcaaaccagatgggatggtgttttgctgcagaatgctgtggtagctatgctggttgagtgtgccttgaattcaaaataaatcactgacagtgtcactagcaaagcacccccacaccataacaccacctcctccatgcgtcACCGTGTAAAACACATTCCGAGATCATTCATTCGATCTACtcagcgtctcacaaagacacggcagttagaaccaaaaatctccaatttgtactcattagaccaaaggacagatttccaccagtctaatgtccattgctcgtgtttcttggcccaagcaagtatcttcttcttattggtgtcctttagtagtggtttctttgcagcaattcaaccatgaaggcctgattcacgcagtctcctctgaacagctgatgttgagatgtgtctgttactagaactctgtgaagcatttatttgaggtgcagttaactctaatgaacttattctctgcagcagaggtaactctgggtcttcctttcctttggcggtcctcatgaaagccagtttcatcaaagcgTTTGAtgctttttgcgactgcacttgaagacactttcaaagttcttaaaatgttccgcattgactgaccttcatgtcttaaagtaatgatggactgtcgtttctctttgcttatttaagctgttcttgccataatatggacttggtattttaacaaatagggctatcttctttataccactcctaccttgtcacaacacaactgaatggcccaaatgcattaagaaaaaagtaaattccacaaatgaacttttaacaaggcacacctgttaattgaaatgcatggcaggtgactacctcatgaagctggttgagagaatgctaagagtgtgcaaagctgtcatcaaggcaaagggtggctactttgaagaatctcaaatctaaaatatatttttatttgtttaacacttttttggttactacatgattccgcatgtgttatttcatagttttgacatcttcactattattctaaaatgtagaaaacagtgaaaataaagaaaaccccttgaatgagtaggtgtgtccaaacttttgactggaactgtatatatatatatatttcaaatacatgtaacaTAAATACTGCCCATCTAATTATGTGTTGCTCACTATAAAAATACGTTTTAGAGATTACTTTGAAGAAGAAAGGGTCCAATGGTTCTATATTCCAACGGGCCCCGGAGCTCCCCACCGTCTCGTGTTTTACGACGTTCTACAATCTGCTGCAACACAGGAAAAAAAAAGTGAGGGAGCGACTTTAGAGAGTGGTGCGAACCAGTTCAAACATACGGCCATTGTTGTATGGGCTAGCCATATATATGTGCTGTGTCTGCACTGCAGTTTTGTTGGTGTGAAAGTTTAACCTCGCGTCATTTTTGTAGAAAACCTGATATTTACATACTTTTTTTTGCCATGTCCGAGGAAATTGAAGGAACAAGGCCCGCCACCGATGAGGCAACCCACAAGGAACAGCAGGTCAGATTTTAATTATTTTGATGCTAGCAAGCTAGGGTAATGCTAATGCTACATTGGGCCATGATAATTGTCAAATATGGATGTCTAAGCAGTATTTTAATTAGCTAGCAACTTGGTTAGTGTATTTCAAATGTATCATCACCGTgcataatcattattttagttATAAAGAGGAGTTAGCGCGTTAAAGTTAACTACCAACACAAGTCTTTCTCAATTACCGCTAATTAGCTCTGTATGTTAGCTAACCAGCCAGCTAACTATATGTTGTCCATATTGTTTTGTCTACGTGCGTTCATGCTTGCCGCTAAGCTACTTTTTTTTTGCCACACTGCTGCTACGCAGAAGGCTAACGTTGTGTGCTGCTAGCTAGTAAACTAACCCCAACCATTAGATAATTAAACCGAAGGACATCCTTATCTCGGGAATCATAGCTAGTAGTTAAACTAACCATGACTTGTCAACCACGAGATTAATAAAACTATTTTACTGCCTGAACTATGATGGTACTAACGTTATTACATTAACGTTAAATCATAACGTGACATGTCACCCCATCTCTCCATGCGTGTTTATACTGTGTATTCTTCTGCCAACACAGGAGATTGATGATAACGTCATCAGTCCAGAGAAGGCAGAGGAGGTGAAACTGAAGGCCAGGTACCCTCATCTTGGAGCCAAGCCTGGAGGCTCTGACCTGCTCCGGAAACGCCTTCAGAAAGGggtatgtgtttttttttatctTCAGGGCGATTcattgtttaatagtcacatgtacagggttgcacgtgtgattgcagggtacattgggctcccgagtggcgcagtggtctaaggattttatctcagcgctagaggcgtcactacatgcaccctggttcgaatccaggctgtctcACAAccaaccgtgattgggagtcccatacggcggcgcacaattggcccatcgttgtccgggtttggccagggttggccgtaattgtaaataacaatttgttcttaactgacttgcgtagttaaaagGTTAAGTAAAAATACTCATAGGCTCTGAGCTCCAACATGCAGCACTAAGTGATTTTAAAATAATTAAAattgtcatttaaaaaataaaaataaacaatagCGCTGTATGCATCATAACAACTGTAGCGGTGGTGAATACATGTTCATTTGGGGTTGAGGCAGATTAAAgacgggtgggggggggggggggtgaccatagggggaacagcatgatcattgagGGGTTGTGGGGACCAAGTTtaataaatacaataaaaatgTCTAAGAAAGCAATTATATGTAATGTGTGTTTATAgcgttggggtgggggcagagtaaaaGTCAGTTGTGGGGAAGtgtccatagggggagcagcatgTGACTTGactgggtgtggggggggggaattCCTAAGCTATCCCTCATACcatcacctaatcatccccagcttacaattggctcattcatcccccccctcctctcccctgtaactattccccaggtcgttgctataaatgagaatgtgttctcagtcaacttacctggtaaaataatttttacaaattaaaaaaTCCATAGGAGGCGGAAGCAGATGGCtgactagtggtggctattcagcagtctgagggTAGAAACTATTGGCCAGTCTTCCAGTTTTTGCCATGATGCTCTTGTACTGCCTGCTTCTGAGTGATTGGAGCGGGGAGAACAGGGCGTGGTTGGTGtccctgatgatcttcttggcattcctgcgacacctggtgatgtaggtgtcctgtagggcaggcagtgtgcacccaatGGTGCGTTCGGCTGCACGTATCACCCTCTGAAGCGCCTTTCGGTCCGCGGCGGAGGAGTTGCTGTACCGGGCTGTGATGTagcccgacagtatgctctcggtggtgctcctgtagaacaccGAGGGCCCTCGGGGACAGGCCCGAATATCTTCatcatcctgaggttgaagagtcgctTTTGTGCCATCTGCACCACGGTGTCCGTGTATTTAGACTAGGTGACacatctgtctgtgcccttgagcaaggcacttaatcctaattgctcATGTCCATAATTTGGTTTGCTAATGTTGAGGGAGAAGTTATTTACCTGGCACCACACAgtcagagtgcctacctcctccctgtaggctgtctcgtcgttgtcggtaatcaggcctacttcTGTCGTGTCATCAGCGAAcctgatgatggagttggaactgtgggaggccacgcagttgtgagtagcacaggaggggactaaggacgcacccttgtggggcccccgtgttgaaatTCAGTGTTGAGGAGataatgttgcctaccttcactgCCTGGGATGGcccggcctgtcaggaagtccaggacccagttgcatagggaggagttTAGACCATGGGccatgagctttgagggcactatggtattgaaggctgagctgtagtcaatgaacagcatcctcagacatgcattccttttgtccaggtgggtgacgGCAGTGCAATTGCGTTGTCCGTGAATCTGTCAGGGCGGTAGGCAAATTGGAGAGGGTCGAGTGTGTCATGGAGCGAggaggtgatatggtctttgAGTAGTCTCTTGAAGCACTTCATGGTGACTGGAGTgagtgctactggtcagtagtcGTTCAGTttactttcttgggcacagggacgatagtggacatcttgaagcaggtgggTATAGAGGCCTGGGCTAGGGAGAGATGTCTGACAACAGCCAGCTAGTCTGCTCATGCTCTGAGggcacggctagggatgccgtctgtgcCAGCAGCCtcgcaagggttaacacgtttgagTGACTTACACGTTTGAGTGACTTATATATATCTCAGTGGAGACCGTGAGTGTGTTACCCATGTTGTCATCGGGTGCTCTCCTCTGCagctcagggtcattgtgctcgAATCATGAGAAAAAGGTTTTAAGTTTctctggtagggtggcgttggtgaccGCGATGTGGCTGGCTTTCTTAAGAGCCCCTGCCACATAATGCCTTGTGTTCGACCCACTGAATTGctcctccactttgtccctatacttgTGTTTCGCCATATTGATCGATCTGCGTAGGTCATATTTGTACTGTTTAACCAAACAATTGTCCCCGGTGACCTTGCCCTGGTTATAAGCAGCATCTGTTG from Salvelinus fontinalis isolate EN_2023a chromosome 5, ASM2944872v1, whole genome shotgun sequence encodes:
- the LOC129854871 gene encoding cAMP-regulated phosphoprotein 19-like; the encoded protein is MSEEIEGTRPATDEATHKEQQEIDDNVISPEKAEEVKLKARYPHLGAKPGGSDLLRKRLQKGQKFFDSGDYNMAKAKVKNKQQLPAVTPAEKAEITGDHIPTPQDIPQRKPSIVASKLAG